From a single Bacillota bacterium genomic region:
- a CDS encoding ROK family transcriptional regulator codes for MKNCGFGRNSALTGAHNRGLVLDAIRSHAPISLREVSRITGLTPAAITNLVRRLIADGLVTETGHAESQGGRRPGLLELAADSRYSLALDLAATVPTMAVVDVRGRIHARRSLEMPPRGAGVVEAVADAAADMLGSVGLGAGSISGLGISTPGLVDQASGVVVKSVRLGWYQVPLRAMLQPRFQWPVHIGKDTHVALLGEQWYGAGRNVQNLIYVWIGAGIAVAILVDGREYGGRSGKAGEFGHTLIRDDGPECACGNRGCIESLAGLDAISRRMASLSTEETGACAQTESCRTGCPTPDPMKVLSAAEAGDPVAVRVVREAGTSLGVGLANLINLFDPECIILGGQIRAEDRTYVTAAIETARTLSLAEIEATVSIAVSRLGSDAGLLGGAALVWRESFRST; via the coding sequence GTGAAGAACTGTGGTTTCGGCAGGAATTCCGCCTTGACCGGTGCTCACAACCGTGGACTTGTTTTGGACGCCATACGCTCACACGCTCCCATCTCCCTGCGGGAGGTATCACGCATTACCGGGCTAACCCCCGCGGCCATCACCAACCTGGTTCGGCGACTCATTGCAGACGGCTTGGTAACGGAGACTGGGCACGCAGAATCGCAGGGTGGGAGGCGCCCAGGGCTGTTGGAGCTCGCGGCGGACTCGCGGTATTCACTGGCTCTAGATCTCGCGGCCACTGTTCCCACCATGGCCGTGGTGGACGTGCGCGGACGGATCCACGCGCGGAGGAGCTTGGAAATGCCGCCGCGTGGGGCAGGTGTGGTGGAGGCGGTGGCGGATGCTGCGGCGGATATGCTGGGCAGCGTGGGTCTCGGCGCGGGGAGCATCTCCGGGCTCGGCATATCTACTCCCGGCTTGGTGGACCAGGCCTCGGGAGTGGTCGTCAAATCCGTAAGACTCGGATGGTACCAGGTGCCGCTGCGCGCCATGCTCCAACCCAGGTTTCAGTGGCCTGTGCATATCGGAAAGGACACTCACGTGGCGCTACTCGGAGAGCAGTGGTACGGGGCGGGGCGCAACGTGCAGAACCTGATATATGTGTGGATCGGGGCAGGAATCGCCGTTGCCATCCTGGTCGATGGCAGGGAGTACGGTGGGCGGTCCGGAAAGGCTGGGGAGTTCGGACACACTCTGATCCGCGATGATGGTCCCGAATGCGCTTGTGGAAACCGCGGCTGCATTGAGAGCCTGGCAGGGCTGGACGCCATCTCGAGACGAATGGCTTCTCTCAGCACGGAGGAGACCGGCGCATGCGCGCAGACGGAGTCATGCCGCACAGGCTGCCCTACACCCGATCCTATGAAGGTCCTGAGCGCCGCGGAGGCGGGAGATCCGGTGGCGGTCCGAGTCGTCCGTGAAGCTGGGACCTCGCTCGGAGTGGGCCTCGCCAATCTGATCAACCTGTTCGACCCTGAGTGCATCATACTCGGCGGTCAGATCCGTGCCGAGGATCGAACCTACGTGACAGCTGCGATAGAGACCGCCCGCACGCTCTCACTTGCCGAAATCGAAGCCACGGTGAGCATAGCGGTTTCCCGGTTGGGGTCGGATGCTGGCCTGTTAGGTGGTGCTGCGCTGGTGTGGAGAGAGTCGTTCCGGAGCACCTGA
- a CDS encoding 4Fe-4S dicluster domain-containing protein, which produces MTGTLSDAERIEAAGVVGAGGAGFPTHIKARGAAEVVIGNGVECEPLLAKDKAIMRAYPDQVVAGMAVMMGCVGAKRGIVGIKRKNTREIEAMRTAARRSGMDISVIELSDFYPAGDEHVLVYEATGRVVPAGGIPLAAGAVVSNVETLLNVSRAVSGHPVTHKFVTVTGEVERPATFKAPVGASFARLIEAAGGVTARVRGGFEVVQDGPMMGKIIPPGADLEKVIVTKTTSGVIVLPSGHSLLSEKRRSIEHQVRLARSACISCSQCTDHCPRYLLGHPLEPHLIMRAFGYRNPDLSEDLSKYPELTMAGLCTGCGVCSLVCPMGLSPRCINERVKAAMAEARVKWAPKRGPKPPHPARAGRQIPSRRIVSRLGLSRYAHGQHSGSGPATEATREELIEL; this is translated from the coding sequence ATGACTGGAACCCTCTCGGATGCAGAGAGAATAGAGGCGGCGGGGGTCGTTGGGGCAGGCGGTGCGGGGTTCCCGACTCACATAAAGGCGCGTGGGGCTGCAGAGGTCGTTATCGGAAACGGTGTGGAGTGCGAGCCCCTGCTTGCCAAGGACAAGGCGATCATGAGGGCCTACCCGGACCAGGTGGTCGCGGGGATGGCCGTGATGATGGGATGTGTCGGAGCGAAGCGCGGGATCGTGGGGATCAAGCGCAAGAATACTCGGGAGATCGAGGCGATGCGCACGGCGGCCCGGAGATCGGGGATGGACATCTCCGTTATCGAGCTTTCCGACTTCTACCCGGCAGGGGACGAGCACGTTCTGGTGTACGAGGCAACGGGCCGGGTGGTCCCGGCAGGGGGCATTCCACTAGCTGCTGGCGCGGTAGTCTCTAACGTGGAGACGCTTCTCAATGTGTCCCGCGCGGTATCCGGACATCCGGTGACCCACAAGTTCGTGACTGTTACAGGCGAGGTTGAACGGCCAGCCACGTTCAAGGCACCCGTAGGCGCCTCCTTCGCTCGGCTGATCGAAGCGGCGGGTGGGGTCACGGCACGGGTTAGGGGCGGGTTCGAGGTTGTCCAGGATGGGCCGATGATGGGGAAGATCATCCCCCCAGGCGCGGACCTCGAGAAGGTCATAGTCACCAAGACCACGTCAGGCGTGATCGTGTTGCCATCGGGCCACTCGCTTCTTTCGGAGAAGCGTAGGAGCATTGAACACCAGGTGAGGCTTGCGAGGTCCGCGTGCATCTCATGCTCCCAATGCACGGACCATTGCCCGAGGTACCTTCTTGGCCACCCGCTTGAGCCCCATCTGATCATGAGGGCTTTTGGGTACCGAAACCCCGACCTTTCAGAGGACCTATCGAAGTACCCGGAGCTTACGATGGCGGGGTTATGCACCGGGTGCGGAGTGTGCAGTCTCGTCTGCCCCATGGGCTTGTCCCCCAGGTGCATCAATGAGCGGGTCAAGGCGGCCATGGCGGAGGCGCGGGTCAAGTGGGCCCCGAAAAGAGGGCCGAAGCCGCCTCATCCTGCGAGGGCGGGCAGGCAGATACCATCCAGGCGGATCGTCTCGCGGCTGGGCCTTTCGCGGTACGCCCATGGTCAACACTCTGGGTCCGGGCCTGCTACGGAGGCAACCCGGGAGGAGCTGATCGAACTTTGA
- a CDS encoding Gfo/Idh/MocA family oxidoreductase, with the protein MLRIGLLGCGFIGSIHARALKRIPGVRVTVVADQDPARAGSVAAELGAAVAESCEEAIACPDLDIIDICLPTYLHSRYAVSACQAGKNVFCEKPMAIDLAQADAMIRAAADAGVMLMIGHVLRFWPEYVTIRDIVRSGELGRPLAVTACRLGTAPIWSWDRWLLDPGRGGQAALDLHIHDLDYIAWLLGRPDSVSAVGVRSASGGWDHVFTTIRYDAGPIASAEGTFLVPSSYPFTSSLRVVCEEGAVDYMFRAGKNIEGGDSAPGGVMVYRGIGEASRREVNQADAYRSELEYFVRCLEQGEPLAAITPEDARLSLAISLAAIQSMETGEIVEV; encoded by the coding sequence GTGCTTCGAATCGGCTTGCTTGGATGCGGTTTCATAGGCAGTATCCACGCCCGGGCCCTCAAGAGAATACCCGGGGTACGAGTCACAGTGGTGGCAGACCAGGACCCCGCACGGGCCGGGTCCGTGGCGGCGGAATTGGGGGCGGCGGTTGCTGAGTCCTGCGAAGAGGCAATCGCCTGTCCAGACTTGGACATCATCGATATCTGCCTGCCCACCTATCTCCACTCCCGCTATGCGGTGTCCGCCTGCCAGGCGGGGAAGAACGTGTTCTGCGAGAAGCCAATGGCGATCGATCTTGCTCAGGCTGATGCGATGATACGTGCCGCGGCGGACGCAGGGGTGATGCTCATGATCGGGCATGTCCTGCGGTTCTGGCCAGAATACGTCACCATTAGGGACATCGTGAGGAGTGGGGAACTCGGCAGGCCTCTCGCGGTTACTGCGTGCCGGCTTGGGACTGCTCCTATCTGGTCCTGGGACAGGTGGCTTCTCGACCCCGGAAGGGGTGGACAGGCTGCCTTGGACCTGCACATACACGACTTGGACTACATAGCGTGGCTCCTCGGGCGCCCAGACTCAGTAAGTGCCGTAGGAGTGAGATCAGCATCGGGCGGTTGGGACCATGTATTCACCACCATCCGCTATGACGCAGGTCCAATTGCGTCAGCGGAGGGAACATTCCTAGTGCCGTCCTCCTATCCATTCACCTCCAGCCTTCGGGTGGTGTGCGAGGAGGGAGCCGTGGACTATATGTTCCGGGCGGGAAAGAACATTGAGGGAGGAGACTCAGCACCGGGTGGAGTCATGGTGTACCGAGGAATCGGCGAAGCCTCAAGACGTGAGGTCAACCAGGCGGACGCCTATCGCTCCGAACTGGAGTACTTCGTCCGGTGTCTAGAACAAGGTGAGCCACTTGCGGCGATAACCCCCGAGGACGCAAGGTTGTCGCTGGCCATATCGCTTGCTGCCATACAGTCCATGGAGACCGGGGAGATTGTAGAAGTATAG
- a CDS encoding BMC domain-containing protein, producing MNAVGIVELISIARGYVAADAMLKAAGVDLFAAKPICPGKFVALVHGTVAEVASSVAAGVDAGEQFVVDQVVIPSIHPGVWPAITGTSVPPGIESLGVIETYSAASAVAAADAAAKAASVELIEVRLALGLGGKAFVTMTGRVDAVRAAVEAGAMEAANRGLLAEKAVIPAPAWGLVEFGV from the coding sequence TTGAACGCTGTAGGGATAGTGGAGCTGATCAGCATAGCCCGGGGTTACGTGGCCGCGGATGCGATGCTCAAGGCTGCGGGCGTGGACTTATTCGCGGCGAAGCCGATCTGTCCCGGGAAGTTCGTGGCCCTAGTGCACGGCACCGTGGCGGAGGTGGCGAGTTCCGTTGCCGCGGGGGTGGACGCGGGTGAGCAGTTCGTCGTGGACCAGGTTGTGATACCGAGCATACACCCCGGGGTGTGGCCTGCGATCACAGGCACGTCCGTTCCGCCCGGGATCGAGAGTTTAGGTGTGATAGAGACATACTCTGCGGCATCCGCGGTTGCCGCGGCTGATGCGGCGGCGAAGGCGGCGTCGGTGGAGCTCATCGAGGTTCGCCTGGCCTTAGGGCTTGGGGGCAAGGCATTCGTGACGATGACCGGCCGGGTGGACGCGGTGAGAGCCGCAGTGGAGGCCGGGGCCATGGAGGCCGCAAACCGCGGGCTTCTGGCGGAGAAAGCGGTAATCCCAGCTCCTGCTTGGGGCCTCGTCGAGTTCGGAGTGTGA
- a CDS encoding sugar phosphate isomerase/epimerase — MKKGINQWSFPASMKVEDCIAHAAEAGFDGIELCLAEEGEFSMETPQAHVRRIARTADAAGLEVMSIATGLYWKYSPTASDPAARRKAFEVAVRQMELATETGANTILYVPGAVNVPWVAGSEVVDYEVAYARARETLLELVEVADRLDVRIGIENVWNKFLLSPLEMRSFIDEIGHPKVGAYLDVGNVLVSGYPEQWVRILGHRILKVHAKDFRTDIGNIHGFTGLLQGDVNWPGVIEALEAVGYDGYITAEIMPPYRHRPERLISDISSGLDAILGR; from the coding sequence ATGAAGAAGGGCATTAATCAATGGTCTTTCCCCGCAAGTATGAAGGTGGAGGACTGCATTGCCCATGCCGCCGAGGCAGGATTCGATGGAATAGAACTCTGTCTCGCGGAGGAGGGTGAGTTCTCCATGGAGACACCTCAGGCACACGTGCGCAGGATTGCGAGGACTGCAGACGCAGCAGGGCTTGAGGTTATGTCCATCGCCACAGGGCTCTACTGGAAGTACTCCCCAACTGCATCGGACCCGGCTGCGAGGAGGAAAGCCTTCGAGGTGGCCGTCAGGCAGATGGAGCTTGCCACCGAAACCGGGGCAAACACAATTCTGTATGTTCCCGGGGCAGTCAACGTCCCGTGGGTGGCGGGATCCGAGGTAGTTGACTATGAGGTTGCCTACGCCCGTGCGCGCGAAACCCTTCTTGAGCTCGTGGAGGTTGCGGACCGCCTGGACGTCAGAATCGGAATCGAAAACGTGTGGAACAAGTTCCTTCTCTCCCCGCTCGAGATGCGTTCTTTCATTGATGAGATAGGCCACCCGAAGGTGGGCGCGTATCTCGACGTGGGAAACGTGCTGGTGTCCGGATATCCCGAGCAATGGGTGAGGATTCTGGGACATCGAATACTGAAGGTGCATGCAAAGGACTTCCGGACGGACATAGGCAACATCCACGGGTTCACCGGACTGCTGCAAGGCGACGTGAACTGGCCTGGGGTAATCGAGGCACTCGAAGCAGTCGGGTATGACGGTTACATAACTGCGGAGATCATGCCGCCCTACCGGCACCGACCCGAACGTCTTATCTCAGATATCTCATCTGGACTTGATGCGATCCTCGGCAGGTGA